The nucleotide window AGGAAATGCATATACAGGTTGGCTGAGTCATCTAGATAGTCCATATTCAAAAATTGTGTTTGATACACGGAAACTTGCAAGTGAAAAAGTAAGAAGCAAGGTAGACTGTTCAAATTGACCTGCAAGCAAAATGCATATTACACATAACTGCAGGTAAATTTGtacactctaccaaatgacTCCTAAGATAGTAAGgtagacttttgaattttgtggtcttaagtCTTGACCCAAAGATGTGTATAATGCACCAAAATGGCCTTCGaatcttatggtcttaaacatgttgTGGGGATGTTGGAATTAAAGAGTTACTAAACATAGAAGGAGTCATTCTCTTTGAAACATACTAAAAAGGGAAGTACGACACTAAATTGGAACAATACATTTGCATAAGCCGTATAATCTTTCATTCTTGTCACTTCCAAGAATGTCGAGAGCACGCTTATACTGTGGGATGATTGTGCTTCATCTGGACCACAATATTCAAAAGCCTTCAATATGAAGACTGAATGAACACTTGTATCACAGGAGACGCATATACAGTTTGGCTGAGTCATCTAGATAGTCCAATTCAAACATTGTGTTTGATAAACGGAAACTTGCAAGTGAAAAAGTAAGAAGTAAGGTAGACTGTTCAAATTAACCTGCAAGCAAAATGCACATTACACATTACTGCAGGTCAATTTGTACACTCTACCAAAAGACCCCTAAGGTAGTAAGGTGGACTTTTGAATACTGTGGTCTTAACCCAAAGATGTGTATAATGCACCAAAATGACCTTCGActcttatggtcttaaacatgttgTGAGATGTTGGATTTAAAGAGTTGCTAAATATAGAAGGTATCATTCCTTTctaaactaaaaaggaaagtacgacacataaattgaaacaaaggaaGCAATACATTTGCATAAGCAGTATTATATTTCATTCTTGTCACTTCCAAGAATGTCGAGAGCATGCTTATTGTTAGACCTGTTGTTACTAAGGTCTATAAACGCAGAAAGAAGGGTGAAAATAAGGCTTAAATatagttgttttatttattaattattatgtgaaTGTAATTCTAGTAGTTATCTAGTAGTTATCTAGCAGTTAACTAGCAGTTTAGGTAGTTATTTGGGGATAAATAGTACtgggaaaaggaaaaagagaggATTTTGGTGGGTAAGGAAGCAGATTTGGAGGTTAAGGTTCCTCGAAATACCTTGAATGTTAGAAGTATTCTCTACTAACTATTTGTATAACATATTCTAATTATCTGTAGCAGTAAATATTAGTTGAAGTGTTGTTCCTACTTCTGTCTTGTATTTGGAAGTTTACAGATTTATTATTAGAGAATTGTGGGTTCCTAACaattttggtatcagagcctttATGGCTTCAACCAGAATGGAAGGGAGGATTGAAGGATTAGAGAAGACACTGGATGAAGTACAACATGAGATTGGTTCAGTACGTGATTACATGGGGCAGTTACGAGACtagatgcaaaaaaaaaatgagcgTGACGCTGAAATTCTTCAACATATGAAAGGAAAATCAGTGATTCAGGAAGATCCAATTAAAGACACAGCTGTAATGGCAGAGAACAGCCACAATCGCAGAGGTGACGGATTCCGGGAAGTTCAGCCACAACTTCGTGATGAAACACGTCCTAGAAGACTGGAACTACCCTTATTTTCTGGTGATAATCCTTATGGGTGGCTTAATAGAGCAGAGCGTTATTTTCATTTCAATGGCATTGATGACACGGATAAATTGGAGGCTGCTGCTGTTTGCCTTGAAGGTAGAGCCCTAAATTGGTTCCAATGGTGGGAGACCAGAATGCCGGTTGTCACATGGGATGTGTTTCGAATAGCCATACTCCAACGATTTACTCCATCACAGTTAAGGAACTTATATGAGGTTTTGATAGGATTGCAACAAACTGGAAGTGTGGCCCAATATAGAGAAGATTTTGAGTTACTTTCAGCACCCTTGAAAGATGTTGATGATGAGGTTTTGGTAGGAATTTTTATAAATGGACTGAGAGGGGAAATCAAGGCAGAATTGCGTCTTAGCAAGTTGGGAACTCTAACCCAAATTATGGACCAAAGCCAACGTATTGAAGAAAAGAATTGGGCTCTCAGCCAAGCCCACTTGCAGAGATCTATGCCGATCACACTTCCTAAGGTGTCAACGCATTTTCCAGGGACTGACAATAGCCGGACAGGAAGTGCTGCAAGTTCCCATGTGCGTGTAGCCACAACACCATATCATTCTGCCCGTACAACAGTTTCAGTAGTACCACGACATTTTCAAGAGCAAAAGCGAGGAGAGATCATGCAGCCAGGACTTGAAACTTCAGCAAGGCGTGGTGGAGCATACAAAAGGCTATCTGATGCAGAGTATCAGGATAAATTAAGAAGAGGACTTTGTTTTCGCTGCGATGAAAAATATGGCCCCAATCATCGGTGCAATTCAAGACAGTTAAATCTGCTTATTGTAGCATCAGAGGACAGCGAAGATGGAGACATAGAAGAGCATTCAAATGAAATAATAGATGCAAGGATGGATCAGTTAAATGTTCAAGAACAACCAGAGTCTCAAAAGTTAATGGAATTGTCTTTGTACTCTATTACAGGATTTACCACAAAGAAGTCCTTGAAGGTAGGGGGAACAATATTGGGGAAAAAggttattgtgttgattgataGCGGAGCCtcaacaaattttatttctcGCAATGTGGCCGAAGAATTAGGGTTAAAGCAAATAGAAACTAAGTCAATTGTGGTGGAAGTAGGGAATGGACAACAAGTAAAGAGTAGGGGAAGTTGTAAAGCTGTGGAACTGTGGATTGATAAATTGTGCATAACACaagattatttcctttttaatttggGAAGTGCCGATGTTGTGTTGGGACTAGAGTGGCTGGAGACTTTGGGGGATATTCAAGCTAATTTCAAAACGTTGacgttgaaatttgaaataggaGGGCAAACACAAGTTGTTCGAGGAGACCCCTCATTGTCCAAATCAGTGGTTTCACTCAAAACTCTGTTTAAAGCCTTGCAAACAGATGGAGAAGGGTATTATCTTGACCTCAATGAGTTAACAGCAAGGGAAGAACAAGAGAATATGAATTTGCAGCAGTTACTAGAAGAATTTGGAACTTTATTTGAGGATCTGCAAGGGCTACCACCAAATAGGAGTCATGATCATGCTATCCAACTTAAAGAGGGATCAAATCCACCTAATATTCGTCTATACCGTTACCCtcattatcaaaaaaatgaGATTGAGCGAATCGTCCAGGAAATGCTTGTAGCTGGTATCATTCAACCAAGTACAAGTCCTTTCTCCAGTCCAGTGTTGCTAGTTCAAAAAAAGATGGTAGTTGGAGATTTTGTGTGGATTATCGGGCCCTTAATAAGATTACTATTCCAGATAAATTTCCAATTCCAGCAATCGATGAATTACTGGATGAGCTTGGGGGTGCCACTGTTTTTTCAAAATTGGATCTAAGATCGGGGTACCATCAAATTTGAGTTTGCAAGGAGGATGTAGCAAAGACAGCATTTCACACACATGAAggccattatgagtttttggtcaggCCATTTGGGTTGTCAAACGCTCCATCTACTTTTCAAGCCTTGATGAATGAGATATTTCGGCTTCACTTACGTAAGTTTGTATTGGTCTTTTTTGATGACATATTAGTTTATAGTGTAGATTTTTCTACCCACTTGGGTCATATGCGGGAGGTGCTGCAAATTTTAAAACATCATAACCTGGTTGTCAAtcgaaaaaaatgtcattttggTCAACCATAACTAGAGTATTTGGGACATATTATTTCCGCAAGTGGAGTCTCAGCGGATCCTGCCAAAATAACAAGCATGGTTAATTGGCCAAATCCCAAAGATGTTAAAGGTTTGCGGGGTTTTTTGGGACTTACTGGTTACTATAGGAAGTTTGTTCGTGACTATGGGAAAACAGCCCGGCCACTCACACAATTGCTCAAGAAAGATGCTTTTCATTGGAATAAAGAAGCTCAGTTAGCTTTTGAGTCTCTTAAGGAGGCTATGGTCACTTTGCTGGTTTTGGCACTACCAAATTTTAACAAAGTGTTTGTGGTTGAGACAGATGCTTCAGGATTAGGGATTGGAGTTGTCCTAATGCAAGAAGGACATCCCATCGCTTTTCTTAGTCAAGGATTTTCTACTCGTGCTCAATCCAAATCAGTATATGAAAGGGAGTTAATGGCCATTGTTTTTGTTGTACAAAAGTGGCGTCATTACCTGATGGGTAAGCATTTCATTATACGAACAGATCAACGAAGTCTCCAATTTCTCATGGGGCAACATGTTATGGCTGAGGAGCAACAAAAATGGGTTACTAAGTTGATGGGGtttgattttgagattcaatataGACCGGGTTGTGAAAATAAAGCAGCTGATGCCTTGTCTCGCCAATTTCATTTCATGGCTTTTTCTGTTCTACGCAGCAGTACATTAGATGATCTTTCCACAGAAATTCAACAGGATGATCAACTCCGTATATTGACTCAAGAGTTGCTGCAAAATCCGGCTTCACGACCAAATTATGTTCTAAAGAATGGCTGCCTATTTTTCAAAAGTCGGCTGGTGATTCCCCGTTCGTCATTACACATTCCCACACTCCTTAGGGAATTTCACTCTTCACCTACTGGAGGACACTCAGGTTTTTTCCGTACATACAAACGCATTTCACAAGTGTTGTATTGGAATGGAATCAAAAGGGATGTACAAAACTATGTGGCTAGTTGTGAAGTTTGCAAGCAAAACAAGTATGAAGCCCTAAGTCCCGCTGGCTTGCTGCAACCATTACCTATTCCTACTCAAGTTTGGAATGATATTGCTATGGATTTCATCAGTGGGTTACCAAAAGCAATGGGACATGATACTATACTTGTGGTGGTGGACCGTTTCACTAAATATTGTCATTTCCTCCTCTTATGTCATCCCTATACAGCAAAGAGTGTTGCTGAGTTATTTGTTCGTGAGATTGTACATTTGCATGGTTTTCCCAAAACAATTGTGTCTGATCGCGATCGGATTTTTGTCAGCCAATTTTGGCAAGAATTATTCAAGTTGTCCGGTACTAGCCTTAAATTAAGCTCAGGTTATCACCCTCAAACAGATGGTCAAACTGAGGTTGTCAACCGTTCTTTGGAAACTTCTTTGCGCTGCTTTTCAGGAGCACATCCAAAACAATGGCCAAGATGGATTCCTTGGGCTGAATTTTGGTTCAATACCACTTACCATGGTTCCACCAAGATGACCCCTTTCAGAGCTTTATATGGGCGAGATCCTCCCTCTTTGTTGCGGTTTACTGATGAAATTTCTGCTGTTGAAGAGGTCAACCAGCAACTTATGGCTCGCAACAATATTTTAGATGAACTCAAAGCTAATCTAATTCATGCTCAAGCTCAAATGAAAGTCTATGCTGATGCTAAGCGTTGTGAAGTTGTGTTTCAGCCTGGTGATTTGGTCTATCTTCGTGTGCAACCTTTCAAGCTTCGCTCACTTGCTAAAAAGGTTAATCAGAAGTTAAGTCCTCGTTACTATAGGCCATATACCATATTGAATAAAATTGGTGAAGTTGCTTATCGCCTTGATTTACCCCCTCATTCACGGGTGCTCCctgtatttcatgtttcttgGTTAAAGCGCGCAGTTAAGGATTCTATTCCAGTTCAGCAGCTCCCTCCTTTCTTATCTGATGAGCTTGAACTACAAGTGCAACCTGAAGGTGTAGTGGACTGTCATACACTCTTGAATGGTTCCAAAGAGGTGTTGATTAAATGGGAGGGCTTACCAGACTTTGAAAACACTTGGGAATCCTATGAGATCATTGATGCACAGTTTCCTCATTTTCACCTTGAGGACAAGGTGAAACTCGTTGGGGCGGGTATTGTTAGACCTATTGTTACTAAGGTCTATAAACGCAAAAAGAAGGGTGAAAATAAGGCTTAAATatagttgttttatttattaattattatgtgaaTGTAATTCTAGTAGTTATCTAGTAGTTATCTAGTAGTTATCTAGCAGTTAACTAGCAGTTTAGGTAGTTATTTGGGGATAAATAGTACtgggaaaaggaaaaagagaggATTTTGGTGGGTAAGGATTTCTCAGGCAGATTTGGAGGTTAAGGTTCCTCGAAATACCTTGAATGTTAGAAGTATTCTCTACTAACTATTTGTATAACATATTCTAATTATCTGTAGCAGTAAATATTAGTTGAAGTGTTGTTCCTACTTCTGTCTTGTATTTGGAAGTTTACAGATTTATTATTAGAGAATTGTGGGTTCCTAACACTTATACTGTGGGATGATTGTGCTTCATCTGGACGTAGCGGACTTAACAAGAAAACTGTTAATCTCAAGAAGATAAACGAGATGTTTCTACTTAGAAATGGCCTCCTAAATACTGTCTGTAATAGCTATGTTGTCAACATAAACACCAAATGAAATATAGACACTGAGCAAAGTGCCTATAAAACACTGAATGATCAGCTTATAGATGTATTCACCAATTCTCTAATCGCTGCTGAATGTTACATATGTAAAGCGCTTGGTAAACACAGTTTGTATTGACCAACTTTTGGAGGCATGTCAAATGGCTCAGTGTAGATAGTTAAACATAAATGGTTAAATGTGTAGTATCTTATTAGTGCCCTACATCAGAAATACAGCTATATTCATTGTAAATTATGCCTATAAAAGGAACCAATTACAAGACATAAGTCACCCTTATGCATTTTTTGAATCATgtgaaaataacaaacaaaaggATGTTTCTGGAAGGGTTGAAAAGATAATATAGAGAATCATGAGTGCCCATTTAGTTTACTAACATATTTACTTACGTATAGCTCACtgcacattttaatttttttttattacattagAGAAGGGGGAGGGGTGGTAAAGGGATTGCTACGCTATTAATAGGGTCTTCAATCTGTACCTCAACAGTGGACGGCACGTAGCTCCCAAGTATGCTTGCCCTCAACTCCTCATTGCACTTTTTTGGAAGCTAAACACAAAACATCTTATATTTTGGTAAAAGAGGAAGTACAGGtgagtgtgtatatatatatataccttggACAACTTGTTTGTCAATTGTGATTGAGCCATTCACTTGTATACAACTTTTTACCACTGAGGGTACTgaataaatgaaaattattaaaattaccaaaaaaattactaaactGTGTGTAATTGTTTTGACACCATCTTGGTGCGTAGTTAATAAAACAATTATTTGATttatcaaagaagaaaaagtgcaAGACACTATCTTCATCAAAAAAGTGCAAGACATTACGTTTCCTACATCCTCcatctttctcttttttctcaCGGTGTATTAGAGAAGAGTCCCTTTCTACTAACTCAGCCCAAATATAATTTCCTTACTTTGTACCTTATAGAGAGAAATTCTACAAGGGGAACGGGGAGTTAAACAAAGCATTTGACTAAAAGAATGTAGCATGGTTTCAAGTTGCCATCACTACtataaaaacttaaaaacatAGTATGACACAGATAAGGAAAACTAAGTCTTTTCCACAATTCTTTGTcattgaaaaaaaagagaggagtCTTTTCCACATTTCTGAGCATAGACTAAGCCTAGATGTTCCTTCACTTGccaaatttatttcaattttgacAGTATACGCAGCTTTCTACATTCATGTCTGCTTTAGAGCCCTAGATCTAACATTTTACACAGAAAACTACTACCCTCTTCCActtcaattctttttttgtaattaaatctacataaaatataaaatcatgttATATTATATGGAGTAGTATTTACCCAAGTCTACTCTCTTCAACCCAGAGATTAAAAGAGTTTCCAAATCCACATTATTGAATTCTCCTTATGCATAAGTTAATCACCCAAACTATACTCTCCTTATCATAAGTTAATCACCCCCACTATATAAGGAGTACTTTTAATTTCCCATTGTCCCTGCACTGTACAATATCTTTTTGATGACATTAACACTATACTATCAACTGCAATGCAGTCTCAAACAAGTTAGGGtaggctatatgaatcctcattgACCATGTTCACCATTTAAATTCATCAAACGCCAACTATAATGAGAATTCAATATTGAATTTATGATGGTCATCAACCTACAGCAACCTTCCGTAAACCTaaagaaaaatgtaattttacttCACAACAAGACAATAGAACACTACGAAATCATTTGTCACCCGGACAGTCAGTCAACATTCTTGCGGCATACTAAACCCCAAAATACCGCAGTggatcataacaaactaaaGCTTCAAACCAAAAATGTAAAACTCCGACTTCGTTAGATCCCAAACCAACAATCCTTAGTCAATTTCAAGATTTGGTCAATATACTCTGCCATTTACCTTCAACTTGAACAAATACTTCCAAAATCAATAGCAATTAAACCCTATTTAGACGAAAGAACAAGACCTAAATTGAATCAATCATGGAAAACGTCGAAAATTGAATTGCTTACCGGTGATGCTGAGAATTAGTAGGCCAACGAGAAAGAGAAGAACTTGAACCCTCTTTTTCTCAATCATTGAACTCAAAAATTACTACACCCAAACCCTAAGTATGAAAGCAAATCTAAGAAGATGGATCTGCAGCAGTTGACTCAGTAGACGTCGggataaatgaatttatttatttatttttgcagTTCGTTAATTAAGCGGGAGAGTAAATTGCACTCTATAAGATATTATGCTCTCCCGTGTCATATCAGTGTATTCACTTTCTGCaccatgaaaaaataaataaaaaagatctATTAATTTATTccttacaaaattattttaaaattttataaattcttttacactttcaaaaaaatattagcaGTGGAAAGTTTAATACTGCAAACTAAATGATGTAgtgtttatataaaatttaaaaatcaaatattgtaTTCGTTAATGTAGAATTGAGTCCGAGCCTATTTGAATTGGCTTGTTTAAGCTGCTTTTAAGCCAGAATTGCGAGTTTTTTTGCCTGTAGGCAACGGAAAGACAAAAATTTTGGTATGACAAATTTGTGCAATTTACTGTATGATCTATAATCTGTTCATTATAGAGTTACCTTTCCATTTTCTGTAAAGAAAAGAAGTTGAACCTTTAAAATGAGGCCACTAGTTTTCTCAAATGTGTAGTTCTCTTTGCAAAACGTTTAATTATTACTAGCTTTAAAATGAGGCTAATATACTCTTTCCTGTCATATCTACTCTTTGTTTCCAGCTCAACAAATAGAATTCGCATAGGCTTTTATCATTGCCGGTTGACTATTGAAGATGCTAAAGTACTCCCGAATATACAAGACATAAGGGAGTATGTAACACTCAAAGGCCAACGGTCCACATAAGCTTATATGTGAAtgttacatgtatatatatgctTGATATAAGCAATAATCTGAGTAAATAACAAGAATCAGTTTCCTCCAGATAAAGTTCTCTACAACAATGGAAATAATGTCATAGCAGATCAACCAGAAGTAGTCCGGAACTTCTGTGAATTACTACTTAGTATAAACTTTGTACATAGTTGATGCTATATTCTACTTTATGCAGGAAAAAGTTCAATATAATCATTGATTTTCTAGATTGATTGATCAGACAAGAAATATCTGAAACTCAATCAAAGAATTTGAACACAAAAACTATCAAAATCCTAATTTcagaaacagtctctctacctccacgaggtagtggtaacgTCTAAGTACATTCTatcctcacttgtgggatttcacttgTTATTGTTGTCACATTAGTAAATAGCACTAGAGAAGGAATGCCCTGTGGAATTCGGGCACAAGTTAAATACTACTGCTTTGGCCTCAGCAATTCTGTCTGAGGGTTCTGTCACCAATGAGTGTATCTCTATGTGAAGAGCACTCGAACTCAAAACACAGGTTACTCCTACTTTGAGACAAACTAGACAAGGAAAAGTTCATCTAGTTCAATGTAATCCATCCCATATATTTTGGATGTTGCAGCACCAGTTATCTAGCTACATTCTATTACAGTCGACGCCATTTGGAGGAAGCTTTCCTGATAAAAAGGGAAATGACACCGGCCTCAACCCCTCTTGGAACTTATGCAAGCTTTGCTGCACTTATTGAACCTACGGATTACCTAAACCAAAAGGCACTAGAAGGATTGAGGGCAAGCAAAATAATCATCCGTGCTACCAAGAAGGACGTTGACAGCAGTGACAATACAACAATACCAACTATTCCTGCTCTTCAAAAACCAAACAGTTGCCATTCTCAATAATGGATAAAGGAGGACTTTGCGACCAATGTAAAACTAGTCAATTCATGATAGGTTTCACTATGATCATTACCTGAATTCTCAATATCAGCCATGACATGACACATCAGTTATCCCTCATTGTAAACATGACAAACTACTACTGCTCTTCAAAATCCAAACAGTTGCCGTTCTCAATAATGGATAAAGGAGGACTTTGTGACCAATGTAAAACTAGTCAATTCATGATAGCTTTCACTACGATCATaacctgaattctcaaaaacAGCCATGGcataacaaatcaattatcCCTCATTGTAAATATCATCGTAAACAAAGAGCAGACGGTAAGATACAAACATCTGATTCAACAACTCCAAGCTAATTCTTGGTATTTACATGGTTAAAAGAGCAAGCAGACACAGCATACACTAAAACATAACCAGTAAAGGCATAACTAACATGACATTACCATCCAAGGAAACTACTAAAATATGGACTAATGGAAGCAAAGCTATCCAAACAAGCCACAACGAcgattaaaatttaaacaatcCTGAAGAAGCAATAGGCTGCATTGGACAAGGATTCTGCAATGGCTTCAACAAAGGATCAGCAACACCAGCAGCCAAACCAGTACTGTCAATAACATCATTTAAATACCTGAGCCTATCAGTCAATTCCATTGCCTGTGCCCTCAACACATTATTCTGTGCAGCACAAATTGCATATCTTTCTGTTGTCTCGTCAATCTTAGACACAATATTCTTATTTGCAGACTGTAATCTGTTCACTTCCCCTGTCAAATCTTGCAGAAGCTTCTGCTTCTTCATCCTCGATCGCCTCGCAGATTCCCTGTTGGAAATCatccttttcctcttcttctcatCCATTCCTGCATACCTTTGATCATCATCTGATGCAGATGAACTAGCACTCTGCCTTAAaggtgacattttttttttctccaatatAAATCAACAGTACCCCAAATCTATGATTTCAAGAATGCCAATACAAATCACAAAAGTCTGttcttcaacaaaaaattttttaaaaaaagtactttttagTGGGTATTTCTAttcatgaaaaatcataaaaatggtAGAGAAACAATACAGAGAAAGATTGACGAAAACAATCGCCTAAAAAAGTGATGGAAATGGCAGAGATCATAGATTGATTCCTGATTAAAGAAACCCCAAATTCATTGTcattgaaaaaatcaaaatcagcAACAACCCCAGAAAATAAATTACCCACCttgaaatttctcaaaataaatagtACAAACAACAACTTTAGAAATGTGATATTGAGATTATGGGGTTGTCGCAAAAAAGGCAATCTTTTTTGAGACAATGAACAAAGGTGGATTGAAAGAAAGGGGGAAAAAGAATTAACAAAAAGGAATCAAGAAAATAAGGAGAAATAAGAAGGATGATTAAGAaggtgaaaagacaaaaatggtAGGTAGAGACGATTAAGGAAGAGATTAATATGGGGAAACCAGAAagtttatttattgatttggaGGCGGAGAAGAGGATTACGTTACTCAACCTTTGAAAGGTGTTTTTAGAGTGATATAGATAGTTTGAAGGCGAGAAGGATGTTTATGATGACAAATGTAATGCACACCTctagaaaatacaaaatattcaCTGGACACATACTTTCCATGTTCGGGTCAGTTTTCAGCATTTGGACTGATTTTATGGATATTAGTGACCTTTTATCAGTAattagagttgtcaaaaaagGATCGGTCCAAGCCAAGGAATTTGATGGCTAGGATGGACTGGCCATTCACTTGGAACGCCTGAAAATGCTCAACCTAAAGGGTTGCGGACGGAGCGGACTAGcccttcatttttcttttcttttttcaacttaaaattctataacatcaagaaaaaaatgaaaagattttcaaatcataTGTGGCATAGAttttcacaaaattcaaaaatcttaatttattttttaaaattaagttcaGTCAAATTACAAGCAAATTAAACGAAATATTCTGTAAGTTGTAACCGAACTCATCACTAATCAAAATACTTTTGAAGTTCCAAAGCATATACTGAGAATTTGA belongs to Solanum stenotomum isolate F172 chromosome 1, ASM1918654v1, whole genome shotgun sequence and includes:
- the LOC125853449 gene encoding bZIP transcription factor 53-like; the protein is MSPLRQSASSSASDDDQRYAGMDEKKRKRMISNRESARRSRMKKQKLLQDLTGEVNRLQSANKNIVSKIDETTERYAICAAQNNVLRAQAMELTDRLRYLNDVIDSTGLAAGVADPLLKPLQNPCPMQPIASSGLFKF